CAGGGCTTCCATCCGGACTGGAATACCGCGATCTACAATTTCGGCCGCGCGGAAGTCCTCTCCTACCTCATCAACAACGCCCTCTACTGGGCGGAAAAATTCCATCTCGACGGCCTGCGCGTCGATGCCGTCGCCTCGATGCTCTACCTCGACTATTCGCGCAAGCACGACGAATGGGTGCCGAACGAATATGGCGGCAACGAGAACCTTGAGGCGGTGCGCTTCCTGCAATCCATGAACAGCCACGTCTATGCCGGCCATCCCGGCATCCTGACGATCGCGGAAGAATCCACCTCCTGGCCGAAGGTCTCCCATCCCGTCCACGAGGGCGGGCTTGGCTTCGGCTTCAAGTGGAACATGGGCTTCATGCACGACACGCTGCAATACCTGTCGCGCGAGCCGGTGCACCGCAAATTCCACCACAACGACATGACCTTCGGCCTGCTCTATGCCTTCACGGAGAACTTCGTGCTGCCGCTGAGCCACGACGAGGTGGTGCATGGCAAGGGCTCGCTGATCGCCAAGATGACCGGCGACGACTGGCAGAAGTTCGCCAATCTCAGGGCCTATTACGGCTTCATGTGGGGCTATCCCGGCAAGAAGCTGCTGTTCATGGGCCAAGAATTCGCCCAATGGCAGGAGTGGAGCGAGGCGCGCGCGCTCGACTGGAACCTGCTCGAATATCCGCTGCACGAGGGCATGCGCCGCCTGGTGCGCGACCTCAACGGCACCTATCGCTACAAGGCCGCGCTGCATGCCCGCGACTGCGAAGGCGAGGGCTTCGAATGGCTGATCGCCGACGACCGCGACAACTCGGTCTTCGCCTGGCTGCGCAAGGCGCCTGGCGAAAAGCCGATTGCCGTCGTCACCAACTTCACCCCCGTCTTGCGCGAGGGCTATGGAGTGCCACTGCCGGTGGAGGGCCGGTGGCGCGAAATCCTCAACACCGACGCCGAGATCTACGGCGGCAGCGGCAAGGGGAACGGCGGGGCCGTCGAGGCCCGCAGGCATGACAATGGAAGGATCGCAGCCGACATCACGCTGCCGCCGCTGGCGACGGTGATGCTCGAACTGGACGCATAAAAAGCAATTCCGACAAGGCGTGCAGCGGAATTGCAAAAGGAACAGGGATAATCGGGAGGACACCATGGAGCAGAAGCGCAATCAACCCCTCGCCCGCGATGCGATGGCCTATGTACTGGCAGGGGGACGCGGCAGCCGCCTCAAGGAGCTGACCGACCGGCGCGCCAAGCCCGCCGTGCATTTCGGCGGCAAGGCGCGCATCATCGATTTCGCGCTCTCGAATGCGCTCAACTCCGGTATCCGCCGCATCGGCGTCGCCACGCAATACAAGGCCCATTCGCTGATCCGCCACATGCAGCGCGGCTGGAACTTCTTCCGCCCCGAGCGTAACGAGAGCTTCGATATCCTCCCCGCCTCCCAGCGCGTCTCCGAGACGCAGTGGTACGAAGGCACGGCCGACGCCGTCTACCAGAACATCGACATCATCGAGGATTACGGCGTCGAATACATGGTCATCCTCGCCGGCGATCATATCTACAAGATGGACTACGAGCTGATGCTCCAGCAGCACGTGGATTCCGGCGCGCAGGTCACCATCGGCTGCCTTGAGGTGCCGCGCATGGAGGCGACGGGCTTCGGTGTCATGCATGTCGACGAGAAGGACCAGATCATCGCCTTCGTGGAGAAGCCGGCCGACCCGCCGGGCATTCCCGGCAACCCGGAAATGGCGCTCGCCTCCATGGGCATCTACGTCTTCCACACCAAGTTCCTGATGGACCTGCTGCGCCGCGACGCCGCCGACCCGACGTCGAGCCGCGACTTCGGCAAGGATATCATCCCCTATATCGTGCAGCACGGCAAAGCCGTAGCCCACCGCTTCACCGCCTCCTGCGTGCGCTCGGACTTCGAGCGCGAAGCCTACTGGCGCGACGTCGGCACCATCGACGCCTACTGGCAGGCCAATATCGACCTGACAGACGTCACGCCGGAACTCGACATCTACGACGGTTCCTGGCCGATCTGGACCTTCGCCGAGATCAAGCCGCCGGCCAAGTTCGTACACGACGACGAGAACCGCCGCGGCTCGGCGACCTCCTCGCTGATTTCCGGCGACTGCATCATTTCCGGCGCCTCGCTGAACCGGAGCCTGCTCTTTACCGGGGTGCGCGCCAATTCCTACTCGCGCCTCGAAGGGGCCATCATCCTGCCGAACGTCATGATCGGCCGGCACGCGCAGCTCAGGAACGTCGTCATCGACAGCCGG
This DNA window, taken from Shinella zoogloeoides, encodes the following:
- the glgC gene encoding glucose-1-phosphate adenylyltransferase, which codes for MEQKRNQPLARDAMAYVLAGGRGSRLKELTDRRAKPAVHFGGKARIIDFALSNALNSGIRRIGVATQYKAHSLIRHMQRGWNFFRPERNESFDILPASQRVSETQWYEGTADAVYQNIDIIEDYGVEYMVILAGDHIYKMDYELMLQQHVDSGAQVTIGCLEVPRMEATGFGVMHVDEKDQIIAFVEKPADPPGIPGNPEMALASMGIYVFHTKFLMDLLRRDAADPTSSRDFGKDIIPYIVQHGKAVAHRFTASCVRSDFEREAYWRDVGTIDAYWQANIDLTDVTPELDIYDGSWPIWTFAEIKPPAKFVHDDENRRGSATSSLISGDCIISGASLNRSLLFTGVRANSYSRLEGAIILPNVMIGRHAQLRNVVIDSRVVIPEGLVVGEDPELDAKRFRRSENGVCLITQPMIDKLEL